In a single window of the Thiohalophilus sp. genome:
- the hflD gene encoding high frequency lysogenization protein HflD, whose protein sequence is MNRTEEQTLALAAVFQTAQLVHNIASSGRYDDDDLQVCLQGILNTHPDSVTDVFGPPAVLRTGLQTLINQLGTSAQNRKVEIARYVIALLHLQRKLDKNPAMLGQIAEGIERARAQTEHYALTHTNVLANLSGIYSDTISTLTPKIMVNGEQQYLSNPDNVSRIRALLLAGLRAAVLWRQLGGRRWQILFKRKRIVDTAQQLLAQ, encoded by the coding sequence ATGAACCGGACAGAAGAACAAACCCTGGCGTTGGCTGCGGTATTTCAAACGGCCCAGCTGGTGCATAACATCGCCAGCAGCGGCCGCTACGACGACGATGACCTGCAGGTTTGTTTGCAAGGGATCCTCAATACCCATCCCGACTCGGTCACCGATGTCTTTGGTCCACCCGCGGTGCTGCGTACCGGCTTGCAGACCCTGATCAATCAGCTGGGAACCAGCGCGCAAAACCGCAAGGTCGAAATTGCCCGCTATGTCATCGCGCTGCTGCACCTGCAACGTAAACTGGACAAAAACCCCGCCATGCTGGGGCAAATCGCCGAGGGAATCGAACGGGCCCGCGCACAAACCGAGCACTACGCCCTGACCCACACCAACGTCCTGGCCAACCTGTCCGGCATCTACAGCGACACCATCAGTACACTCACGCCGAAGATCATGGTCAACGGCGAACAGCAATACCTCTCCAATCCCGACAATGTCAGCCGTATCCGCGCCCTGCTCCTGGCCGGCCTCCGCGCCGCGGTACTCTGGCGCCAGCTCGGCGGCCGCCGCTGGCAGATCCTGTTCAAACGCAAACGCATCGTCGATACGGCCCAGCAGTTGCTTGCCCAATAG
- the mnmA gene encoding tRNA 2-thiouridine(34) synthase MnmA, which translates to MAAMNIIVGMSGGVDSSVAALLLKQQGHAVRGVFMKNWEGDDVDDHCAAEDDLKDAQQVCEALGIPLQGVNFADQYWDRVFSYFLQEYGAGRTPNPDILCNREIKFRAFLDYALAQGAERIATGHYARIREQDGHYYLLRGKDHNKDQSYFLYTLNQEQLSRSLFPVGELDKPQVRRLAEQQKLVTFDKKDSTGICFIGERNFRAFLKHYLPAQPGEIHTPPGERLGRHEGLMYYTLGQRQGLGIGGVKGYPDATWYVADKDLNNNVLIVVNGHDHPLLYSQQLTATDLHWVAGSAPPIPLQCTARTRYRQQDTACTITRLHDGVCEVTFADPQWAITPGQSVVFYQNEVCLGGGIIQDYQRSQA; encoded by the coding sequence ATGGCAGCAATGAATATCATCGTAGGCATGTCCGGCGGGGTCGACTCGTCGGTGGCGGCGCTGTTGTTAAAACAGCAGGGCCATGCCGTGCGCGGGGTATTCATGAAAAACTGGGAAGGCGACGATGTCGATGATCACTGCGCCGCGGAAGACGATCTCAAGGACGCACAGCAAGTATGCGAGGCACTGGGCATCCCATTGCAGGGCGTCAATTTCGCGGATCAATACTGGGATCGGGTATTCAGTTATTTTCTGCAGGAGTACGGTGCCGGGCGCACCCCCAATCCTGACATTCTCTGCAACCGGGAGATCAAGTTCCGGGCCTTTCTGGATTATGCCCTGGCGCAGGGCGCCGAACGCATTGCCACCGGTCATTACGCCCGGATCCGCGAACAGGATGGCCATTATTACCTGTTGCGCGGCAAGGATCACAACAAGGATCAGAGTTACTTTTTATATACCCTGAATCAGGAGCAGCTCAGCCGAAGCCTGTTTCCCGTGGGCGAACTGGACAAGCCGCAAGTCCGCCGCCTGGCCGAACAGCAAAAGCTGGTCACCTTCGATAAGAAAGACAGCACCGGCATCTGTTTTATCGGCGAACGGAATTTTCGGGCCTTTCTCAAACACTACCTGCCCGCCCAGCCCGGCGAGATCCACACGCCTCCGGGGGAGCGACTCGGCCGCCACGAGGGATTGATGTATTACACCCTGGGCCAGCGCCAGGGGCTGGGCATCGGCGGGGTCAAGGGGTACCCGGATGCCACCTGGTATGTGGCCGACAAGGATCTGAACAATAATGTGTTGATCGTCGTCAACGGCCACGATCATCCCCTGCTCTACAGTCAACAGCTGACCGCCACCGATCTGCACTGGGTCGCCGGCAGTGCACCACCCATACCGCTGCAATGCACCGCCCGGACCCGCTATCGCCAGCAGGACACGGCCTGTACCATTACCCGTTTGCACGACGGCGTCTGTGAAGTCACCTTTGCGGATCCCCAGTGGGCCATCACCCCCGGTCAGTCTGTCGTGTTCTATCAGAACGAGGTCTGCCTCGGTGGCGGCATTATTCAGGATTATCAGCGGAGTCAGGCATGA
- a CDS encoding NUDIX hydrolase: MTFQPHLTVAAVIEQNGRFLMVEEDVEGRIVLNQPAGHVEAGESFVDAVIRETLEETAHYFAPQAVTGIYRWTHPDNDITFVRHAFCGSVGEAVTDRELDDGILRALWLSPDELLSQANKLRSPLVMQSIEDYLQGQRFALELYRDIE, encoded by the coding sequence ATGACATTTCAGCCCCACCTGACCGTCGCCGCGGTGATCGAACAAAACGGCCGCTTTCTCATGGTCGAGGAAGACGTCGAGGGCCGGATCGTCCTTAACCAGCCGGCCGGCCATGTGGAGGCCGGGGAAAGCTTTGTCGATGCCGTCATCCGCGAGACCCTGGAAGAGACGGCGCATTACTTCGCGCCGCAGGCCGTCACCGGGATCTATCGCTGGACGCACCCGGATAACGATATCACCTTTGTGCGCCATGCCTTCTGCGGTAGCGTCGGCGAAGCGGTTACAGACCGGGAACTGGACGATGGTATCCTGCGCGCGCTCTGGCTCAGCCCGGACGAATTGCTGTCGCAAGCGAATAAACTGCGCAGCCCACTGGTGATGCAAAGCATCGAGGATTACCTGCAGGGACAGCGGTTCGCTCTCGAGCTGTATCGTGACATCGAATAG
- a CDS encoding pseudouridine synthase: MLIVFNKPFNVLCQFRSEQDVPGLARYISIPAIYPAGRLDKDSEGLLLLTDDGKLQNRISAPAFKLPKIYWVQVEGKPDSAALKALRHGVRLKEGPSAPAEVSIIPEPAVWPRQPPIRHRLNVPDSWLSLTLREGRNRQVRRMTAAVGYPTLRLIRYAIGPWTLAGIEPGQWQEIEQPWPTLQQYCESHDISAPPDRRRGDRTKRPLSHGRGRRRGPDRP; encoded by the coding sequence ATGCTAATCGTTTTTAACAAACCCTTCAATGTATTGTGCCAGTTCCGGAGCGAACAGGATGTCCCGGGACTGGCCAGGTACATCAGTATTCCGGCGATTTACCCCGCCGGGCGGTTGGACAAGGACAGTGAAGGTCTGTTACTGCTGACCGACGACGGCAAACTGCAGAACCGCATCAGCGCTCCGGCCTTCAAGCTGCCCAAAATCTACTGGGTCCAGGTCGAGGGTAAGCCAGACAGCGCGGCACTGAAAGCACTGCGTCACGGGGTCAGGCTCAAAGAGGGCCCCAGTGCTCCGGCCGAGGTCTCGATCATCCCGGAACCGGCTGTCTGGCCGCGCCAGCCCCCGATCCGTCACCGTCTGAATGTGCCGGACAGCTGGCTCTCCCTGACTCTGCGCGAAGGCCGCAACCGGCAAGTGCGGCGCATGACCGCCGCCGTCGGCTACCCTACCCTGCGCCTGATCCGGTATGCTATCGGCCCCTGGACACTCGCCGGGATCGAACCCGGACAGTGGCAAGAGATAGAACAACCCTGGCCCACCCTGCAACAGTATTGCGAGTCCCATGACATTTCAGCCCCACCTGACCGTCGCCGCGGTGATCGAACAAAACGGCCGCTTTCTCATGGTCGAGGAAGACGTCGAGGGCCGGATCGTCCTTAA
- a CDS encoding IS256 family transposase, with the protein MKKQINFDMDAALKALREGQDLSGKDGVLTPLIKQLTEAAMQAELETHLDAQETPNRKNGSTSKTMKSAAGPFELDTPRDRAGTFEPQLVKKHQTHLTDELERKVIALFALGMSYQDIRDHIGDMYGIALSNGTLNAVTDKLLPELAAWRERDLEAIYPIVWLDAIHYKIKENGRYVSKAIYTILGLNIDGKKELLGLYLSDTEGAHHWLSVLTDLHNRGVKDILIACVDGLKGFPEAIESLYPDTEIQHCIIHQIRNSLKYVGSKNHKAFMADLKTVYKAATLNAAETALDELEAKWGDKYPMVIQSWRSKWPTLSAYFKYPDYVRTAIYTTNAVEAVHRQFRKLTKTKGGFANENSLLKLLYAGILKASERWTHPVKNWNLTLSQLAIHFEGRLEKHIEL; encoded by the coding sequence ATGAAAAAACAAATCAACTTCGACATGGATGCGGCGCTCAAGGCGTTGCGTGAAGGCCAGGACCTCAGTGGCAAGGACGGGGTCCTCACCCCGCTGATCAAGCAGCTCACCGAAGCGGCCATGCAAGCCGAGCTGGAGACGCATCTGGACGCCCAAGAGACGCCCAATCGCAAAAATGGCAGCACCTCAAAAACCATGAAAAGCGCCGCCGGGCCATTTGAGTTGGACACCCCTCGCGACCGGGCCGGGACCTTTGAGCCGCAGCTGGTCAAAAAGCACCAGACACATCTGACCGATGAGCTCGAACGCAAGGTCATTGCGTTGTTTGCTCTGGGTATGAGCTATCAGGACATCCGCGACCACATTGGTGACATGTACGGCATCGCGCTGTCCAATGGCACCCTCAATGCCGTCACCGACAAGCTCCTGCCCGAGCTGGCCGCCTGGCGGGAACGGGACCTGGAGGCCATCTATCCGATTGTCTGGCTCGACGCCATCCATTACAAAATCAAGGAGAACGGCCGGTATGTTAGCAAGGCCATCTACACCATCCTGGGCCTGAACATCGACGGCAAAAAAGAGCTGCTGGGCCTGTATCTGTCGGACACCGAAGGCGCCCACCACTGGCTGAGCGTGCTCACCGATCTGCATAACCGGGGTGTCAAGGACATTCTGATCGCCTGCGTGGACGGCCTCAAGGGCTTTCCCGAGGCCATCGAAAGCCTCTACCCCGATACCGAGATCCAGCACTGCATCATTCACCAGATCCGAAACTCGCTAAAGTACGTCGGCTCGAAAAATCACAAAGCCTTCATGGCCGATCTCAAAACCGTCTATAAAGCCGCCACCCTCAATGCCGCCGAGACAGCCCTGGATGAACTGGAAGCCAAATGGGGTGACAAGTACCCCATGGTGATCCAGTCCTGGCGCAGTAAATGGCCTACGCTATCGGCCTATTTCAAATATCCGGACTACGTGCGCACCGCCATTTACACCACCAATGCCGTCGAAGCCGTGCATCGTCAGTTCCGCAAGCTGACCAAAACCAAGGGCGGGTTCGCCAATGAAAACAGCTTACTCAAATTACTCTATGCCGGTATACTCAAGGCGTCCGAGCGCTGGACGCACCCGGTGAAAAACTGGAACCTGACCCTCTCGCAACTGGCGATCCATTTTGAGGGCAGGCTGGAAAAACATATTGAGCTATAA
- a CDS encoding EAL domain-containing protein → MSRWEVLLRMLDDNDKFIMPSGFIPPAERFSMMPEIDRWVVNHAIDFLASDESDKMKLAINLSAASFDNEEMINCITDKIAQTGIDPTRMIFEITETVAMADLELTASFMAKLRKLGCRTALDDFGVGYSSFAYLKDLPVDYVKIDGSFVCDIDSNELNRAIVKSMNDVAQAMGKLTVAEFVENEACRHVLELMGVDYLQGYYIGRPAIPAFEARRIELVRRTVSSS, encoded by the coding sequence ATCAGCCGTTGGGAGGTATTGCTGCGCATGTTGGATGATAATGATAAATTCATTATGCCCAGTGGCTTTATTCCGCCGGCAGAGCGCTTCAGCATGATGCCGGAGATCGACCGTTGGGTAGTTAACCATGCTATTGATTTTCTCGCCAGTGATGAAAGCGACAAAATGAAGCTGGCGATCAATCTGTCTGCAGCCTCGTTTGATAATGAGGAGATGATTAACTGTATTACCGATAAAATCGCTCAGACCGGGATTGATCCTACCCGTATGATATTCGAAATTACGGAAACCGTTGCCATGGCGGACCTGGAGCTGACCGCCTCGTTTATGGCGAAGTTGCGTAAGCTGGGCTGCCGCACTGCGCTGGATGACTTTGGCGTCGGTTACTCCTCATTTGCTTATCTTAAAGATCTACCGGTCGACTACGTGAAAATCGACGGCTCATTTGTTTGTGATATCGATAGCAATGAATTGAATCGAGCCATTGTCAAGTCGATGAACGACGTGGCCCAGGCCATGGGTAAGCTGACTGTGGCCGAATTTGTGGAAAACGAGGCGTGTAGGCACGTACTGGAGTTGATGGGAGTGGATTACCTGCAGGGTTATTATATCGGCCGTCCGGCGATCCCCGCTTTCGAAGCTCGCCGTATTGAGCTGGTGCGGCGTACTGTCTCCTCCTCCTGA
- the icd gene encoding NADP-dependent isocitrate dehydrogenase: MAYDKIVVPTDGRAIAVNPDNSLNVPDNPIIPYIEGDGIGVDISPVMKKVIDAAVAKAYGGKRRLHWMEIYAGEKSTRLYGEDVWLPDETLAAIREFSVAIKGPLTTPIGGGIRSLNVALRQDLDLYVCLRPVRYYDGTPSPLREPEKTDMVIFRENSEDIYAGIEWQAGTPEVKKVIQFLQQEMGVNKIRFPDSSGIGVKPVSREGTERLVRKAIQYAIDNDRPSVTLVHKGNIMKFTEGAFKQWGYDLAQREFGAGEIDGGPWCSFKNPNTGTEIVIKDVIADAFLQQILLRPEDYDVVATLNLNGDYVSDALAAQVGGIGIAPGANLSDTVALFEATHGTAPKYAGQDKVNPGSLILSAEMMLRHLGWTEAADRVVQGMSRAIANKTVTYDFERLMQGATLLSCSAFGDALIAQMD; this comes from the coding sequence ATGGCTTACGACAAGATCGTCGTCCCCACGGACGGCCGGGCAATTGCGGTCAACCCGGATAACTCACTCAACGTGCCCGATAACCCGATTATCCCCTATATCGAGGGTGACGGCATCGGGGTTGATATCAGCCCGGTAATGAAGAAGGTGATCGACGCCGCGGTGGCAAAGGCCTATGGCGGCAAGCGCCGGCTGCACTGGATGGAAATCTATGCCGGGGAAAAATCCACCCGCCTTTATGGTGAAGATGTCTGGTTGCCCGACGAGACATTGGCGGCGATTCGCGAATTCAGTGTGGCCATCAAGGGCCCCCTGACCACCCCGATCGGCGGCGGCATTCGTTCTTTGAACGTGGCGCTGCGTCAGGATCTCGATCTCTATGTCTGCCTGCGCCCGGTCCGTTACTATGACGGCACCCCCAGCCCGCTGCGCGAGCCGGAAAAGACTGACATGGTCATTTTCCGCGAGAACTCCGAAGATATCTATGCCGGGATCGAATGGCAGGCGGGTACGCCGGAAGTGAAAAAAGTCATCCAGTTTCTGCAGCAGGAGATGGGGGTCAACAAGATCCGCTTCCCCGATAGTTCGGGAATCGGGGTCAAGCCGGTGTCCCGCGAAGGCACCGAACGACTGGTGCGCAAGGCCATCCAGTACGCCATCGACAACGATCGGCCTTCGGTGACCCTGGTGCACAAGGGCAATATCATGAAGTTCACCGAGGGGGCCTTCAAGCAGTGGGGTTACGATCTGGCGCAACGGGAGTTCGGTGCCGGGGAGATCGACGGCGGACCGTGGTGCAGCTTCAAAAACCCCAATACGGGGACAGAGATCGTGATCAAGGATGTCATTGCGGACGCCTTTTTGCAGCAGATCCTGCTGCGCCCGGAAGATTACGATGTGGTGGCCACGCTCAACCTCAACGGCGATTACGTCTCCGATGCGCTGGCGGCCCAGGTCGGCGGGATCGGCATCGCACCGGGGGCGAACCTGTCCGATACGGTTGCGCTGTTCGAGGCGACCCACGGCACGGCACCCAAGTACGCCGGCCAGGACAAGGTCAATCCCGGCTCCTTGATTCTCTCCGCGGAGATGATGCTGCGCCATCTGGGCTGGACAGAGGCGGCCGATCGGGTGGTGCAGGGGATGTCTCGCGCGATTGCCAACAAAACCGTCACCTATGACTTTGAGCGCCTGATGCAGGGCGCAACCCTGCTCAGTTGTTCCGCCTTTGGCGATGCGCTGATCGCGCAAATGGATTAA
- the cspD gene encoding cold shock domain-containing protein CspD, protein MSTGTVKWFSNAKGYGFIAPENGGDDIFAHFSAISMDGYKTLKKGQQVEFEYQQGPKGMHATTITPQDTGTH, encoded by the coding sequence ATGTCGACAGGTACAGTAAAATGGTTCAGTAATGCCAAGGGTTACGGGTTTATCGCCCCGGAAAACGGCGGAGACGATATTTTTGCTCATTTTTCCGCCATCAGCATGGACGGCTACAAGACCCTGAAAAAGGGCCAGCAGGTTGAATTCGAGTATCAGCAGGGCCCCAAAGGGATGCATGCGACCACCATCACCCCCCAGGACACCGGAACCCACTGA
- the clpS gene encoding ATP-dependent Clp protease adapter ClpS produces MSDQEHTRDNQDEGLVLDEAKPKVKRPPMYKVLLINDDYTPMEFVVHVLQAFFGMDREKATHIMLNVHTKGKGICGIYPRDVAETKVAQVNEYSRQNEHPLLCTLEPDADEQ; encoded by the coding sequence ATGAGTGATCAAGAGCATACCCGAGACAACCAGGATGAGGGGCTGGTCCTTGACGAGGCGAAACCCAAGGTCAAGCGCCCGCCAATGTATAAAGTTTTGCTGATAAATGACGATTACACTCCTATGGAGTTTGTCGTGCATGTATTGCAGGCATTTTTTGGCATGGATCGTGAAAAGGCGACCCATATCATGTTGAACGTCCATACCAAGGGCAAAGGCATCTGCGGCATTTATCCCCGCGATGTTGCCGAAACCAAGGTGGCACAGGTCAACGAGTATTCGAGGCAGAATGAACATCCGTTACTCTGTACCCTGGAGCCGGATGCCGATGAGCAGTAG